AATTAAGATTGCACCCGTGCGACATCGCGCCGGCCATGATCGCGATAAAAGCAAGGACCATCCATTTCTTGAAATTGAAAGGCTTGAAGAGGACCTGTTTTGTCCATTCCGCGGATCCGCCGATTATCGCGCCGAAGTCGACCATTTTTCCCCCTTACCTGGAATAGTGTTTTAAATACCTTTGGAACTCTCTGCCGCTCAGGTACCCGTCATGGTTCGCGTCGAATTTTTTCTGGTTGGTCGTCGTAACTTTGACCGTGACATAGTTACTAAGCTTGTCTTCCCTTATCATCCGGCTCTCTTCTGCCGCGCTTTGCCTTCTCAGCGGACTGGCAGTTTGAGTCGTATCTGTATTGAGGCGCTTGTTCACCTCTGTCTGGGAATACGCCGCCGGGAAAAATAGTAACGCGATAATTATTGCGGTGATCATCCTCATTTCATCGCCTGTTTCTTCGCCTTCCGGACTTTATATCGTTTATAGAATACCAACCCGGTGTGGACGCATGCCAGGACAAATGTCGCGGCGCCCAAGTGCGCGTGTATCTCATAATTTATCCCGGTGACCCCGAGCACCGCGGTCACGGCAAGACAGATAAATGCCGCAATACCGGTATATATTATCCAGTCGTATAACTTAAACATTCGCAACCTCCTTCTTTCCAGTTGGTTATATTCTATGGTATAATAGCATTATGGTCAACATTATAATTTGGGTATTGGTCGCGGGGCTCTATTCGCCGGTCATCTCCCAGCTTTACAGGGCGCGATGGGAAAGCATCGACTACACCCATGCCTATTTCATCCTCCCCGTCTTCTTCGCCTTCCTCTTCTTCAAACGAAAAGAACTGAAAAATTCGGTGACAGCTTCTCTAATTCCCGCTTATGGGCGTAATGAATTAGGTAGCTGTCACCGAATTAAGTATGCTGTCACCGGAATTATCATTTTGGTCGCCGGCCTGCTGATGTTCATATTCGGATGGAAGTGGGATTACCTGATGATAACCTCGGGCTCGATGATACCGGTGCTTTTCGGGCTGGTTTTGTACCTCTACGGCCCGTCTACGGCGAAAATAACGGCATTCCCGATATTATACCTGTTATTGCTCGTCCCGCCGCCGCTCGGCATCCTTGACTCGATAACGATGCCCATGCGCTACGGAATCTCCATCGCGACGGAGCACATCTTAAAGGCCTTCAGCATCCCGATAATCCGCGACGGGCTGATGCTCACCGTCGGCGGCCACGAGGTCTACATGGGCGCGCCGTGCAGCGGTTTCCGCTCGCTCATAACGATGTTCTCTCTCGCCCTCGCCTACGTCTATTTCATAAACGCGCGCCTGCGGAACAAAGTGATCCTCGTCATCTCGGTCGTCCCGCTCGCCCTGCTCGGTAACCTCATCCGCGTGACAGGGATGTGCCTCGTCACCTATAAATTCGGCGAGGAGACCGGGCACAAATTCCACGACACTAGCGGCCTCGTGATATTCGTCGTGCTCATTCTCGGCCTGCTGGGGATAGAGTCGCTTCTCGAAAAGAGAGCCAAGAAATGAATAACAAAAAATCAATTATAGCTATTATCCTTATATGCCTTACGATGCTCGTAAGCTTCGCCCTGCCCAGGCCGAAATACACAAGCCCGGACGTCCTCTCAAAGCTCGAGATACCGGCAAGTTTCGGCGCCTGGCACTCTCGTGACGCATCCTCGCAGATCCAGACAGGCGGCGATGTCTATAATTTCGTGAGCCGCGTCTTCGCCCGCGAATACGCTCGGCCCGCATACATTTCCCTGCTCGATAAGGGCTACGAGGGACTGCTCTTCCTCATCCTGGACGCCGGAAATTTCCACAATCCGAAAGTCTGCTACGGCAGCTCCGGCTACAAGACAACGGACCTCCCGGATATCGAATTCGACGCCAACGGCCATAGATTCAAGGCGTCGGCCGTCTTCTTCGACAGGCCAGGCAAAAGCGTCGTGATCACTTATTGGATAGTCATAGATAAGAAACAGGCGGGCTGGGGCCAGCAGAAGATCATCGAGCTCTGGTCGTCTTTATTAGGAAAGAAAAAGGTAGGATTTATGTGCCGGATCGACATCCCGGCCACGGCAGATACGACAGACAAAGCCGTCAATCTCGCGAAAAGCTTCATCTCCGCTATCGCCCCGCTCCTCCCTCAAGACCAGGCGGAATATCTCTTCGGCAAATAAAAGGGGACGTTTCAAAAAGGGCTACATGAAACGTCCCCGAATTTACTCGCTTATTTCCTGCGCAATCTCCTTACAGCCAGCGTCGCGCCACCGAGAAGGAATAACACCGAACTTACCGGCTCGGGAACGGCGGATACGTGCATATCATCAAACATCGCGCTTCCACTGCCTGTGCCGTCTGCCTTGACTTCCCAGACAAAAGTTCCCTTAACTATTCCGGAACCGTAACTCGAGGGCGTGAGAACGGTCGAGCTGTGCATCCAGTCATCACTGATCAGATCATCCGCCTGAAGATGTTCAGATGACGCTGTGCCGACTATCGTATCCGAAGAATTTTTGAATTCTATCCTCAGCCACGCGTATACGTCTCCGGTCAAGGGATCGCCGCTCGGCTGGAATATCCAACCACCTACATTCAACGGCTGGTTAGGATCGGTGATCGCAAAATCCTGCCACGCGCCGCCGCTTGTGCCTGCTTCTCCCCATGACCATGCATGAATCGAATAACTGCTTCCGTCATGGCCCCAATTGTTAATATTATAAGCATAGTCGTGGCCGTAATTCGTCCAACTCGTCCATCCCGAAATACTGCCTGTCTCAAACCCCGGATTGCTCAATGCATTTGTATCGGCATACGCCGGCGCTGCGGCAAGTGCCAAAAATAGCACCGCCATCACCATTTTTTTCATGCTCTCACCCCACTGTTGTTTTTTCCTCAACCCGAAATCTATTTCCTGCGCAATCTCCTTACAGCGAGAGTCGCGCCGCCCAATATAAATAGAACTGTCGAAACCGGCTCGGGAACCGCGGTCGCGGTCGCGGAAACGTTATCGAACAGTGTGTAATCATAATGGTATCCCTCGTCCATCGCCCCGATGCCGACAAAATACGAACCTGCGCCCGACATCGTCGAGCTGTCATGCGACCACACAGGCGACGAATCCTGGTAAAAAGCCCATTGCGAGTTGTCGAACGTCAAATTGTAATTTTTCCAGTTGAACGACGGCTGGTTTGACCAATCGATCTCGCTGACAAACGTCCCGCTGTCTTCGAAACGGAGCTTACTGGAAGCCGCTTCGTAAGAAACTTTAAAATATTTTGAAGGGTCGACGCTGCTGAAGATCGCCAACTCACTTGACTGCGTCGGGGTCGGATACAGCGTATAGCTTCCGGCGAACACGCTTCCCGAGAAATTCACCTGGCCCTGCGCCGCGAAAGCCGACGAATAAAGATAGGCGTAACCGCTGTTGACAAGGTTATAATTAACATAACCGTCCGGTGAGATCCCGGCATAGTTACCTTCTCCCGAAGTAACGACAGTCCAATTCGTCCCTATCGTATTAGCGCTGAAATCGTCGCTGAATACGGTGACGTCCGCGAACGCTGAGGGATAAATAAACATCCCGATAATAACCGCGAAAATAAGTTTTTTCATAAAGGGAAACACTTATTTAGTTTTTCTGCGCAGGCGTCTTACCGCCAGCGTCGCGCCGCCGAGCAAAAACAACACGGTTGAAACCGGCTCGGGAACGGCAGTTACATCCAGTTTCGCCACCGAAAAATCACTCCAGATTGAAGGAATTCCCTCAGGAACATAGAATACGATCTTGTCGATAAGATAAGGGGTATCATAAACGTAATCGACTATGCCGTTACCTCCATCACCTATATACTCCTGCGCCAGCAATGTCTGGGTAAAAAAGTTTTCTCCCTCATAGAAAAATTTCACCGCGCCCTTCTCCCGCTCGATGGGCCAGCAAAAGATCTTGTCATCATAGAAGAGCGACCTAACCTGAAAGGAATTGAGTTCGGTCGGCGCGTTAAACTTTATAACAAGTCTCTCCGATCCGCCGCACAGGGGGTTGTCGATCTCATCGTCTTCGCCGCCTAATATGCCAAGGCCCCGCGTCCCGCGATGCGTCAATATTCCCGGATTGCTCGGAATGTCACTATCCCAAGCCTTGACTACACCATAACCGCCCAATAAGCTCCAGCTGTTTTCTCCGAGGGAAAGGGAAGCGTCGCTATTCGACCATCCGCTTGTGTCCCCGTCAACACCCTGCAGCGTTTCCCCTACGCTTGGGTCCCAGATAAAGCTTACCTGGTCGGCGCTAGCCAGGCCGGCCACCGTCAAAAACAGGCATATCATTACAACAAAGTAGATTTTCTTCATGCTTTTCCTTTTTTTCCCATCCTGCGTAGTAATAGCATAGAACCACCCGCCACAAACAATATCGAAGCCACCGGTTCGGGTATCGCAACGGGGTCGCCGCCGCCCAAATCATGCCAATTTTGATCGCTGCCTATGAATTCCGGCCAGGTCCACCAATCAGCTTCCGTATAAGTCAGGATCTGCCTCTGGACGACCTGCCCGTTTAAGGATGTCTGATAAAGAAATTGGGTCGCGCGCGCCGGCTCGGCATTATCAAAATTCAGATAAAACCTCAGCCAGTCTGAATCCGGGCCTATGGCATACGCTTCGGTACTTGAAACAGTGAAGTTTTGCCAGTTGGAATCGGTAAAATTGGTGAAGGTAGGGGTCGCAAATGTATCATCCGCCTGCCAGAAGATCTGCATCTGATCGAATGCCCCAACATTATGCCCCTGATATTGTTCCGTGCTCGACTGCTGGAATAACTGGTTCCATGTGCTGGCTGAAGCCGTACCGGCAGCAAGCATCGTTAAAGCCGCGACAAATATTACCACAAAAATCTTCTTCATTTTGCAACCCTACCTCATTCAAATAAGTTAATATTATCCCTTATTAAGAGTATGAAATAACACGGAATTTCGTCAGGAAGGTGTCATTCAAAGCAACGTGGTTATTCTAACAGATACTAAGATTTTGTCAACTGAAATAATTGCGATTTTTATAGCATTATCTTGCGGCCTATAGTCGGGAGAAATCTACCGGTAACAGTTTCACTGGAATTCGGTGGCAGCTTCTCTAATTCCCGCTATTAGTCGTAGTGAATTAGGTAGCTGCCTCCGAATTCAATGTGGTATAATTATGACATGCGTTACTTAATTTTAGCTTTGGTTTTAGCGGGGGTCGTTGGCGTAGCCCACGCCGAAGAAGGCTGGTTCCCTTTCTCTTATGGTAAGGATCTTGATTCCAATTCTCTTCTAAATATGGGCAAGCTCGTTCTCGACCCACCTGCAGGCAAACACGGTTTTGCAAAGGCTGCGGGAAATCATTTTGTCTTTGAAGATGGAACTCCAACGCGCTTTTTCGGTACAAATTTATATTTTGAAGCATGCTTTCCCACACATAAACAAGCAGAAATAATAGCTGAACGCTTGGCTTTCTTCGGTTTTAATGCTGTCCGTCTACATCATATGGATTTCTATTTTGAACCTAAAGGCATTTTTGAAGATATTTGTCCAGCTTTTAAAAACCCTCAAATGAAAAAAACTGGTATCTTAAGTAAGAAGCAGCTTGAAAGACTTGATTATTTAATTTATCAATTGAAAATACGAGGCATCTATGTTGATTTGAATTTGCTTGTCGGAAGACATTTTACTGAAGCTGATGGTGTAAAGGACGCGGATAAACTTGTTTTGGCAGCAAAACCTGCTTCCGTGTTTGACGAGAAGCTTATTGCGCTTCAAAAACAGTACACCAAAGATTTATTAACTCACTATAACCCTTATACAAAACTTCGCTATTATGAAGAACCGGCAATTGCACTTATCGAGATAACCAATGAAAATTCTCTATTAGATTCTTGGTATGACGACAAACTTAATGGCGATATGCCGGGCTTCAAAACAAATCCAATTCCTGTATATTATTCCAAGGAGCTCAACAAATTATGGAATATTTGGCTTCAAGATAAATATAAAACTGTCGAAGCAGTAAAGACCAGTTGGCTGTCTATCTCTTGTTTCAACGATGTATCAAAATTTGATTTTCAAATACCTGTACATAAACTCAGAGCGTTGGTCTCCAAAAAATGTCTTGATGATTTTCGCTCTTTTCTTATTTCGCTTGAAAAACGTTACTTTTCAATCATGCTAAATTTACTAAAGAGCGAAATAAAGATAAAGGTACCAATAACAGGAATAGGCGGGTGTTCAAACGTTGAGGAATTAGAAGCACAAGAACAATGCGATTTTCTCGATAAGCATGCCTATTGGGATCATCCGCGTTTTCCACATAAAACATGGGACCAGAATGATTTCACCATTAAAAATAACTCAATACTCCAAAACGCCTCGTTCGGGATGATGGAAAATATAGATAAATTCAACTTGCGTAAAAAGCCTTTCACCGTTACAGAGTGGAATCACTGTTATCCCAACAAATATGCGTACGAAACACCACCCCTTATGGGTGCATATGCAGTAAAGAATGATTGGTCAGGAATTTTTCAATACGCACTTACCCGAGGTTGGCAATTCGATCCTGTCTACGACGTGATTTCCAGCTATTTTGATACTTTTGCAAACGCACAACAACTCAGCCTTAGCGCGATAGGAAGTTTTATTGTGCAACGTTGTCCGGATATTAACGTTGTAGTAAATAATGATTCTGCTACTTTTGAATCGGATTTTCTTTGCGGGGTTACCGGCTTTATCGGTGGTAAAGAATTCCACATTAGAAATCTCACCGTTAATTCAGATAAAAACGGGTCAATATTTATTTATTCTCCTGATCTAAAAGAGATTGGTTCTGCAAAAACACTAATTTGCTTGGTTGTTGGCGAGATTAAAAACGAGGATAGTCAGTGGGACTCACAAAAAATGTTTAATTGGGGAATTAAAAAGACTGTACTGAGCGCGATTAATGCGAAAATTGGGATTGGATCATTCCGTCCCGGAATAGTGTATGCACTTGACAATCAAGGAAAAAGATCGCGCATAATTCCATCGAGCTATATCTCTGATAAGCTGGTTTTTACGACTAACAAAGCAGATACCCTCTGGTATGAAATCTCGTTAAAATAAGCAGTTGTTCTAATTACCGCTACTCTTCACTTTTGAATTAAATTCATAAAACTTCTTACCTAAGAGACATTTGACAATGCGGTGTGCGGCATAACCATCACCGTAGGGATTTGCGCCTGTCGCCATCAATTCATAGTGCCGTTTGTTATTAAGTAGCTTTTGCGTTTCCTCTACTATCTTAGCCTTATTGGTACCCACTAATCTTGCAACACCAGCCTTAATCGCCTCAGGTCGCTCAGTCACCTCTCTCATTACAAGAACTGGTATATTTAGCGAAGGAGCCTCTTCCTGTATGCCGCCAGAGTCAGTCAGGATAATATGGGATCTTTTCATGAGTTGAACAAATACATCATAACTAAGCGGAGGAACTAAGTGTATTCGTTTGTTTTCACTTAAAGCGTTAAAAACGGGCTTATTAACATTTGGATTCAAATGAACTGGATAAATAAATTCAACGTTAGGATTCAGTTTCGATAATTTTCGTATTGCATTGCAGATATTCTTAAGTGGGCTGCCAAAGCTTTCCCTGCGATGAGCAGTTATTAAGATTATTTTTCTGTCAAAATCCACGGATGCCAGTTGTTTAGCAAATTTCGGATTGTCCGAGGATGAACTACTTGTCTTTTTCCGCGCCATGAATAAAAGCGCATCAATTCCGGTATTTCCCGTAATATAGATTGAATTTTTATCAATATTCTCAAGGAGTAAATTCTTTTTCGCCTGCAAAGTAGGAGCGAAATTATAATCGGCAATCACAGAAATCAAACGCCGGTTTGCTTCTTCGGGAAAAGGGCTATATTTATCATAGGTACGCAAACCGGCCTCAATATGCGCCACAGGGATTTTTTTGTAATACGCTGAAAGAGCACCGATAAAAGCTGATGTCGTATCTCCCTGCACCACAATAAGATCCGGATTAATTTTTGTTAATATTTTCTCAAATCCTTTTAGCGCCTTTCGGGATATTGAAAATAGTGTCTGGTTATTGCTCATGATATTCAAATTATAATCCAGATTGATATCGAATGCCTGCAGAACCTGCTTAAGCATTTCGATATGCTGAGAAACAGAAACGTTGACTAAGTTAACCCCCCGGTATTTTTTAAATTCCCGTATTACGGGCGCCATCTTGATGGCCTCCGGCCGTGTTCCAAAAACAATAATAATATTATATTTTGTTTTAATCATTGCTTTTTCACTCCTCGTAACATTTCTTTAAAGATAAGCCTGAAAAAATAAATATCCTCAACCAGATATCGCTTCCATAGTCGCTTTGGTTCGTTTATGAGTCGCCAAAACCACTCGAGCCCTAATTTCTGCATAAAAACAGGCGCCCGCTTAATTCGCTCGGATAAAACCTCAAAAAGACCACCGATGCAAATGATGTACTTTGCGTTGATCTTGCTGCGATGGCTCGATATCCATTGTTCCTGCCGGGGAGAACCCATACCGATAAACAGGAAGCTTGCATCCGAACTGTTAATTTTATCGATGACCATCTGAGAATCGGTAAAACTGAAAAAACCGTTATGCATACCGGAAACAGAGAGCCTCGGATACTTATTGCTCAGTTTCTCCGACACAAGTTTTAAATTTTCGTCGGTTGAACCAAGCAGGAAGACCTTTTCGGAAGTCTCTGCGGAAAGAGTCAACAATATATGCGTTGCATCAAAACCAGTAACCCTGGACTTTAATGTCTTCCTTAAAATTAAACTGCCTAGCAGGACTATCGAACTATCGCAAAGCGACAGATCGGCCTTGTTCAGGATATTTTTGAATTCTTCATTTTGGGCTGCCCGTATCACAAAATCCACATTAGGCGTAACAATGAAAACCTGTCCTTCCCCGCTTCCCGCGACATCTCGAAGGAAAGCCTCGAGCTCAGGCAAGCTTATATTATCAAAATTTACGCCACAAATTTTCAGTCTGGGGACTGTACGCATATAGTATCCATCCTAAATGATACGAATATTCCCAATTCATCCGGCAAAGATATTTTGGCTGGTCAAAATAGCCGGACAAACAATCGATTTTCATAAACTTAAAGACCAGCGTCCTAACATTAATCAGTTTGGCAAGAAAACGTTTGCGCTGAATCCCTCTGCGAACGTAATTCTTTTCTTCATTAGCCAGTTTTACATTCAACTCGTTTTCTGAGAAAAGCCATTGTAAACCCAAGGAAATCGATGACGAATAATCCTTCTGCGACACTTTGTTTAATTCCATAAGCGCAAACGGAGCCATCGAATCCTGATGAACGGAATACACAGGATATTTCTGTATTACGGTGCCGCGAGGAACATTATAATGCCACCACCATTGCCCCTGCTTACCCTGCAACGAACAGATTTTGTCGGCGCATTGTTCGGAGATCTGTAGACTCTCGCCGTCACGTTTCAACCCATAATAAAGCGCAAAAGCATAGATCGAATAAATCTGATCAGCGAAATTTGCAATGTCATACCGTATGTCGAAGCTAGAAAAGAAGCTGTTACGCGGCCTATGATAAAATAGGCATGTATCGCAATTGAAGCGTTTTTTTAAATGTTGCGATACGGCATCCATAGTCTTACCGGTCTTTTCGGACCTTTTTTGATGCGCATAGAACACAAGAGAAGTCAATAACCATGCAACTTCCATCGTCTCGGCGTTGATAATTACATTCGAGGGTAAAGCACAAATTTTCCCGAATATGATGTCGGAACGCGGGTCATTCTCTTTTGCCAAAAGCCATAAAAGTAAAGCCGATTCACGTAATCCGCTTTTCATGGCAACCTGCTCATAAACTCTGTTTTTTGATTCGGAAAAATCAATATGCACAGATTCCTTATAGTTTGATATACCGAGAAGTGAAATTAGACTGTGTGTCAATAAAAGGTTTGCTTTTTCAGGAGAACGTCCCAGGTCAGTCACAATAAAGCTAAATAGAGAGGTCTGGGGATCGTAATAAGCCTCGAGCCCATTAGCTGCGATACTCAATAAACAAGCTATGTAATCATTCATACGCCGATTCCCTGTTTCATAACTTAAACATTTCCAAATACACTTTTATTCTCTCAAATACATCTTTATTAAATAAAATGCATGGGACAAGAACTAGTACTCTGAATAATATGGAAATCTTAAGTACTACCAATGCTAACATATAATAATGCCTGGGATAATTCTTTTTGAAAAAATACTTTAGACTATTAGTATAATAAATCAAATATTTGTAATTTGTTTTTTCTGTGCTTTTCCCTTCGTAATGCATAACCGAGTAATGGGGATATACGTAATTTTTATATCCTGCCTGTTTTGCTCTGAAGCAAAAATCCGTTTCCTCAAAATAAACAAAATAATTTTCATCGAAATTTCCTATTTTATTAATAATGGCCTTTTGAAAAAGGAAGAACGCTCCTACTATGCTATCAACCTCCTCTGTTGAATTTATGTGCCTTTTATGCCCACTCTGTTTAGGGACAAGATAATATAATGGACGAATTAAATTGTTAACCAACGATATTTTTAGCACTGCGGCAATCCCTGTGTAAAAAGTAAATATTCTTAAAATTGTTGGAAAATTTTGAAATGAAATAGCTCTCTGCCCGTTTTCATATACTAATTGACACCCGACTATCCCGCAATCATTTCGTTCCTCCATAAACATCAGTATTTCTTTGAAATCATTTTTCAAAACAGTATCGGGGTTAAGCAGCAACATAAACCTTCCATTACTTACATTTATGCCTTGGTTACATGCTTTAGCAAACCCAACGTTTGAATTATTTCTTAGCAAAATAACATCTTTATGCTTTGTACTTAGCATATCAACGGTATCATCTGCTGAAGCATTATCAATTACAATAATTTCCCTAGAGCTACAATTTATAGATCTTTTAATGCTGCTTAAACATTGATCGAGAATGCTTGAAACATTCCAGCTGACAATTATTATGGAAACATCTATTTTGTTTTCCATCTTAATCTTTCTAGGATATACCTCTTGTGTTTATTTCTCAGAAAACATGTCATCTCCTCATCGAAATATTTCTGCTCTTTCTTTATCCAAGAATATAAATAGCCAAATATTATGCCTGCTGACCCTAGCAAATAAGGCCTCTCGAATACTTTATTTAAAGCTTTTAAACAAGTATATAGAAAAGTATATCCAAATCTATATTGCATCCTACCTAAAAAAAATTTCCCCTTAGTTATTCCTCTCCTCTGTGTTCCTGTTTGCCTATAATGAATAATAATAAGTTCTTTAAAACACCTAGTATCCCATTCTTTCATTTGGGCTGACAAAATATCAGCTAAATCCCATCCATATATAGGCCTAAGTCCCCCTATACTTTCAAAGCATTCTCTTTTATATACTTTACAGGGACCTACAGGATGGTCATCCTGAACTTTCTCTTGAATAAGCTTTCTTTTATTAAGTAAAAAAGTACACCCGCTTGCTATTCCCAGCTTACTATTTTTTCTAAATTCATTCAATATTTTCTCAAAATAATCAGCATCGAAAGAAATATCGCAATCCATTTTTACTATGAATTCCCAATCTTGAGAAAATAGGCTTTCAACCCCTCTATTAAATGAATTGACTACTCCAGGTCCAGCTAAATAGTAGCCCCTATCAGGAAGATTGATCAATTTAATCCATCTCACTCTTTTTGAATAATCATCAACAATCGCTGCTGTTTTATCTTTTGAGCCATCATTAACAATAACCCACTCAACCGGCTTTATTGTTTGAGAAATAACAGAACATATCGTCCTTTCAATATATTGCTCTTCGTTTCGAACAGCTGATATTATTACGTAAGAATTTTTCATACCATTAGTCTAATAATCCGGTAATTAGCTCCATCCAACTTTCTTTAAAATGATTAAGATCAAACTGTGCGGCATACTTATAGCCTGCTTCACCTAACGACTCTTTGTCATTTATTGCCATATCAACGCTTTTTTCTAACGTTTTTGGATTAGTGCAAATAATTTGTTTGCCATTTTCTAAAAGTTCACGCATACCGCCTTTGCCAGAACCTACAACTGGTGTCTTTAAAAGCATAGCTTCATGAGCCGTACGACACCAACCCTCGTTAAACAATGAATAAATTACTGCGCATTCCGATACTTTCAATAAAACCAAATATTCACGGTATGGCATATTTAACACCAAAAATGGCTCTTTGCCGAATTTCTCTCCTGAGGCAATTAGTTGATGTTCTGGAAACGCTGTTTTCAATTGACTATACGCGATATAAACACCTTTTATTCTAGAGTTATTCCCAATATAAATTATTCTTTTATTTTCTAAATTGTATTTTCTCCTAAATTGCACGCATTCTTCTTCAGAAACACTGGATATATCCTTTACGTCAAAACCATTTTTTATAACGCAAATATTGGTTAATCCTCTTTTCTCCAGATATTCTTTCCAAAATTCAGCTACTACTACAACTTTGGATATATATTTTTTTGCCGAAATAAGAAATAGCCTAAAAAACACCTCTGTGAATATTGGTTGAGATTGACCTATCGAATCGTGGTGGTGAAAAACAGCAATATGCTTGGTTTCCTTTCTCCGCGCTAAAAGTAAACTGACCGTAGGAATAATGCTGCGGATATCAAGCAAGCTTTCTTGCCTATTGTATTCAACCATTCTAATTAGCTGTTGGAATCGGATGCCT
The nucleotide sequence above comes from Candidatus Omnitrophota bacterium. Encoded proteins:
- a CDS encoding glycosyltransferase family 2 protein; translated protein: MENKIDVSIIIVSWNVSSILDQCLSSIKRSINCSSREIIVIDNASADDTVDMLSTKHKDVILLRNNSNVGFAKACNQGINVSNGRFMLLLNPDTVLKNDFKEILMFMEERNDCGIVGCQLVYENGQRAISFQNFPTILRIFTFYTGIAAVLKISLVNNLIRPLYYLVPKQSGHKRHINSTEEVDSIVGAFFLFQKAIINKIGNFDENYFVYFEETDFCFRAKQAGYKNYVYPHYSVMHYEGKSTEKTNYKYLIYYTNSLKYFFKKNYPRHYYMLALVVLKISILFRVLVLVPCILFNKDVFERIKVYLEMFKL
- a CDS encoding glycosyltransferase, whose translation is MKNSYVIISAVRNEEQYIERTICSVISQTIKPVEWVIVNDGSKDKTAAIVDDYSKRVRWIKLINLPDRGYYLAGPGVVNSFNRGVESLFSQDWEFIVKMDCDISFDADYFEKILNEFRKNSKLGIASGCTFLLNKRKLIQEKVQDDHPVGPCKVYKRECFESIGGLRPIYGWDLADILSAQMKEWDTRCFKELIIIHYRQTGTQRRGITKGKFFLGRMQYRFGYTFLYTCLKALNKVFERPYLLGSAGIIFGYLYSWIKKEQKYFDEEMTCFLRNKHKRYILERLRWKTK
- a CDS encoding glycosyltransferase family 4 protein: MMIFDEKTIRVFRIFQNQRRGGFTYEKLLVDQLNSNSLKVIGVPVSNILPFSKGIRFQQLIRMVEYNRQESLLDIRSIIPTVSLLLARRKETKHIAVFHHHDSIGQSQPIFTEVFFRLFLISAKKYISKVVVVAEFWKEYLEKRGLTNICVIKNGFDVKDISSVSEEECVQFRRKYNLENKRIIYIGNNSRIKGVYIAYSQLKTAFPEHQLIASGEKFGKEPFLVLNMPYREYLVLLKVSECAVIYSLFNEGWCRTAHEAMLLKTPVVGSGKGGMRELLENGKQIICTNPKTLEKSVDMAINDKESLGEAGYKYAAQFDLNHFKESWMELITGLLD